One part of the Drosophila teissieri strain GT53w chromosome 3R, Prin_Dtei_1.1, whole genome shotgun sequence genome encodes these proteins:
- the LOC122619876 gene encoding uncharacterized protein LOC122619876, translating into MLLIGLLMLLHAGLQGVQCVAFYTEKPSFMESCKIYEPEFTKCSTRSIQAFMNQLVKGVPEIEESFGPIDPMRQEQLVFNQDNSDVATLSANLTDMMISGFGKMVIKESKVSKKDFSWLTKIYLPQMRMDGHYRMVGRILLVPLQGNGKIVMEIDDLDILMSTKTRLYEKGGYTFYNVTSVKVKLEVGKVRTRMDNLFNGHSKEVEESTNRFFNDNWQNVFEALRPLVVETVERTLLDLLHKTFALFPASFFVEDIPTSLTLYGRKSHMIT; encoded by the exons ATGCTCCTAATTGGATTACTAATGCTGCTCCACGCCGGCCTCCAAGGCGTCCAGTGCGTTGCGTTCTACACGGAAAAAC CTTCCTTTATGGAGTCATGTAAGATTTACGAACCGGAGTTCACCAAGTGCTCAACCCGCTCCATTCAGGCATTTATGAACCAGCTCGTCAAAG GTGTGCCCGAAATAGAGGAATCCTTTGGACCCATCGATCCCATGAGGCAGGAACAGCTGGTGTTCAATCAGGACAACAGCGACGTGGCCACGCTTTCCGCCAATCTTACGGATATGATGATCAGTGGCTTTGGCAAAATGGTGATCAAGGAGAGCAA GGTCAGCAAGAAGGATTTTAGCTGGCTCACGAAGATCTATCTGCCCCAAATGCGCATGGATGGCCACTACAGAATGGTCGGTCGCATTTTGCTGGTGCCTCtgcagggaaatggaaaaatcgTCATGGAAATag ATGATCTGGACATACTGATGAGCACCAAGACACGCCTCTACGAGAAGGGCGGCTACACATTCTACAACGTGACGTCCGTGAAGGTGAAATTGGAGGTCGGCAAAGTGCGCACCAGGATGGATAACCTCTTCAACGGCCACAGCAAGGAGGTGGAGGAAAGCACCAATCGGTTTTTCAACGACAACTGGCAGAATGTCTTCGAGGCACTGCGTCCACTGGTGGTTGAAACCGTGGAACGAACGCTACTAGATCTTCTCCACAAGACATTTGCCCTCTTTCCAGCCAGCTTCTTTGTGGAGGACATACCCACCTCCTTGACCTTGTATGGTCGCAAATCACACATGATCAcataa
- the LOC122619873 gene encoding carbonic anhydrase 2 isoform X1, which yields MVYKVRVKLIVILLLKCYLKEAVSSHVFGYSEPNQRRWARHHGHCAGKTQSPIAITTSRTMAIHMPAVDMIGYHNLLPYPLKMINNGHTVSIGIPKVNVSEVGEDFLPYIRGAKLPGEFEVEGLHFHWGDKNNRGSEHVINDIRYTMEMHIVHRNKKYATIGEALNHPDGAAVLGFFFNLDEDEGPGLVTINRHLHLIADANQEATLNVTFSLSSLIAGVDVDKFYTYKGSLTTPPCSEAVTWILFPDPIPISPKQISRFRQLSDTQDGALVDNFRTLQPVGNRRIFARTGHVRHTSIATLKNEGEYLKYDWFY from the exons CTGTCAGCAGTCATGTCTTCGGCTACTCCGAGCCCAACCAGCGACGCTGGGCCCGTCATCATGGTCACTGTGCGGGGAAGACCCAATCCCCAATTGCCATCACCACCAGCCGG ACAATGGCCATTCATATGCCGGCGGTGGACATGATTGGCTACCACAACCTGCTGCCCTATCCCCTGAAAATGATCAACAATGGACACACGG TTTCCATCGGCATACCCAAGGTGAATGTGTCTGAGGTGGGCGAGGATTTCCTACCCTACATCCGTGGCGCCAAACTGCCCGGTGAGTTCGAGGTGGAGGGtctccacttccactgggGCGACAAGAACAACCGGGGATCCGAGCACGTCATCAACGACATCCGCTACACCATGGAGATGCACATTGTGCACCGGAACAAGAAGTACGCGACCATTGGGGAGGCTCTTAACCATCCGGATGGTGCCGCCGTCCTGGGCTTCTTCTTCAAT CTCGACGAGGATGAGGGTCCCGGCCTGGTGACCATTAACCGGCATTTGCATCTGATTGCCGACGCCAACCAGGAGGCCACGCTCAACGTCACTTTCTCGCTCTCCTCGCTGATTGCTGGCGTGGATGTGGACAAGTTCTACACCTACAAGG GTTCCCTGACCACACCGCCCTGTTCGGAGGCCGTCACCTGGATACTGTTCCCCGATCCCATCCCGATTTCGCCCAAGCAGATCTCCCGATTCCGTCAGCTGTCGGACACGCAGGATGGAGCGTTGGTGGACAATTTCAGGACCCTGCAGCCGGTGGGCAATCGCAGGATATTCGCACGCACAGGACACGTGCGCCACACCTCGATTGCCACATTGAAGAACGAGGGCGAATATCTCAAGTACGACTGGTTCTACTGA
- the LOC122619873 gene encoding carbonic anhydrase 2 isoform X2, which yields MKLATFFEALFLLICWSQAVSSHVFGYSEPNQRRWARHHGHCAGKTQSPIAITTSRTMAIHMPAVDMIGYHNLLPYPLKMINNGHTVSIGIPKVNVSEVGEDFLPYIRGAKLPGEFEVEGLHFHWGDKNNRGSEHVINDIRYTMEMHIVHRNKKYATIGEALNHPDGAAVLGFFFNLDEDEGPGLVTINRHLHLIADANQEATLNVTFSLSSLIAGVDVDKFYTYKGSLTTPPCSEAVTWILFPDPIPISPKQISRFRQLSDTQDGALVDNFRTLQPVGNRRIFARTGHVRHTSIATLKNEGEYLKYDWFY from the exons CTGTCAGCAGTCATGTCTTCGGCTACTCCGAGCCCAACCAGCGACGCTGGGCCCGTCATCATGGTCACTGTGCGGGGAAGACCCAATCCCCAATTGCCATCACCACCAGCCGG ACAATGGCCATTCATATGCCGGCGGTGGACATGATTGGCTACCACAACCTGCTGCCCTATCCCCTGAAAATGATCAACAATGGACACACGG TTTCCATCGGCATACCCAAGGTGAATGTGTCTGAGGTGGGCGAGGATTTCCTACCCTACATCCGTGGCGCCAAACTGCCCGGTGAGTTCGAGGTGGAGGGtctccacttccactgggGCGACAAGAACAACCGGGGATCCGAGCACGTCATCAACGACATCCGCTACACCATGGAGATGCACATTGTGCACCGGAACAAGAAGTACGCGACCATTGGGGAGGCTCTTAACCATCCGGATGGTGCCGCCGTCCTGGGCTTCTTCTTCAAT CTCGACGAGGATGAGGGTCCCGGCCTGGTGACCATTAACCGGCATTTGCATCTGATTGCCGACGCCAACCAGGAGGCCACGCTCAACGTCACTTTCTCGCTCTCCTCGCTGATTGCTGGCGTGGATGTGGACAAGTTCTACACCTACAAGG GTTCCCTGACCACACCGCCCTGTTCGGAGGCCGTCACCTGGATACTGTTCCCCGATCCCATCCCGATTTCGCCCAAGCAGATCTCCCGATTCCGTCAGCTGTCGGACACGCAGGATGGAGCGTTGGTGGACAATTTCAGGACCCTGCAGCCGGTGGGCAATCGCAGGATATTCGCACGCACAGGACACGTGCGCCACACCTCGATTGCCACATTGAAGAACGAGGGCGAATATCTCAAGTACGACTGGTTCTACTGA